Proteins from one Tautonia rosea genomic window:
- the ilvC gene encoding ketol-acid reductoisomerase: MPATMYYDQDADLGLLKGKTISIIGYGSQGHAHAQNLRDSGCTVVVGQRPGSKNYELAVSHGFSPVSAAEAAEAGDLVNLLLPDEVQADVYNRDIKGNLKAGNLLLCSHGFNIHFGQVEPPSGVDSALVAPKGPGHLVRSEFEKGGGVPCLIATGDGCSEAGKALALAYAKGIGGTRGGVLETTFAEETETDLFGEQVVLCGGVSALVKMGFETLVEAGYQPESAYFECLHELKLIVDLMYQGGLNYMRYSISNTAEYGDYTRGPRIITEETRKEMKKILHEIQTGQFAREWILENRAGQPGFKATRRVEREHPVEEVGKRLRSLMTWIDSKSV, translated from the coding sequence ATGCCGGCGACGATGTATTACGACCAGGACGCCGACCTTGGCCTGCTCAAAGGCAAGACGATCAGCATTATCGGCTACGGCAGTCAGGGACACGCCCACGCCCAGAACCTGAGAGACTCGGGCTGCACCGTCGTCGTCGGGCAGCGGCCGGGCTCGAAGAACTACGAACTGGCCGTCTCGCATGGCTTCTCGCCCGTCTCGGCCGCCGAGGCCGCCGAGGCCGGCGACCTCGTCAATCTCCTCCTGCCCGACGAGGTCCAGGCCGACGTCTACAACCGTGACATCAAGGGGAACCTCAAGGCGGGCAACTTGCTTCTCTGCTCGCACGGGTTCAACATCCACTTCGGCCAGGTCGAGCCCCCTTCGGGAGTCGATAGCGCCCTGGTCGCCCCGAAAGGCCCCGGCCACCTCGTCCGCAGTGAGTTCGAAAAAGGGGGCGGCGTTCCCTGTCTGATCGCCACCGGCGACGGCTGCTCCGAAGCAGGCAAGGCCCTGGCCCTGGCCTACGCCAAGGGGATCGGCGGCACTCGCGGCGGCGTCCTCGAAACCACCTTCGCCGAGGAAACCGAGACCGACCTGTTCGGCGAGCAGGTTGTGCTCTGCGGCGGCGTCTCCGCCCTGGTGAAGATGGGCTTCGAAACCCTCGTCGAGGCTGGCTACCAGCCCGAGAGCGCCTACTTCGAGTGCCTCCATGAGCTGAAGCTCATCGTCGACCTGATGTACCAGGGCGGCCTCAACTACATGCGCTACAGCATCTCCAACACCGCCGAGTACGGCGACTACACCCGAGGCCCCCGGATCATCACCGAGGAGACTCGTAAAGAGATGAAGAAGATCCTCCACGAGATCCAGACCGGCCAGTTCGCCCGCGAGTGGATCCTGGAGAACCGCGCCGGCCAGCCCGGTTTCAAGGCCACCCGCCGCGTCGAACGCGAGCACCCGGTCGAAGAGGTCGGCAAGCGCCTCCGCAGCCTCATGACCTGGATCGACTCGAAGTCCGTTTGA
- a CDS encoding protein kinase domain-containing protein produces MTPREDPSPVDPRILAALLAEDAAMARSGRLDDATGGQEYGDLSTLEEDLAALEEIDALLRCLSLVEQVWPRGDRDRDRDRDDEGQGGENAPAVPRTIGRFAIRGEVGRGGFGIVFEAFDSRIGRAVALKVPAIAALGLPEPRQRFLREARAAGGLDHPNIVPVFEAGRAGSSCYIASALCRGPNLSAWLQSRDGPITPRKAAAIALALADAVQHAHERGILHRDLKPSNVLLWPEASGDGVAGLGFVPKLTDFGLARIVEEAGDETGSGVPIGSPPYMAPEQAAGRNREVGPASDVYGLGAILYELLTGRPPFRGESNPETIRMVLEQEVVAPRSLRPGLPKDLETITLACLAKEPWRRYASAAALADDLRRFLDGRPILARRASVPERAWKATRRHPWRAAAIGLLVAAIVGVSASNSRLRAERDRADRNSVEAQDNAAESLRNAERARLAAAEADAQRIEADAQRRLARRHLLAALLRQTRDALGQEQTERAQEILDEVAAVGGPTSEPGFDFVANYLAHTARREFEVFRGHDADLASLSIDADGRIVTIDRQGVLITRDPIAGRSTGRTMFDIGRWLFTTPIPIGHGLLAIREGVEPVGGNLLHFYPLGFYEIATGRRVARLDARDGQFITNVLPLCGGERLLVVSVDEGWKPSALVLGLDPDGAEPLVEIADLGPIEGLGTAPDIDRYVILTDGLLRTHDARTDAILREVAVAHGGTRVYRLDLSPDGRLALIGALDAPNLLVETETGAIVGEFPIQEVADPVRFDPSGRTLAVVDHPTGRVFLWDRPDGEPRLRVLLDPEPSDTPYLFPLAFSPDGSRIALAPREGQGAFSRLEIREVATGEVVATFPGGPVRSDFLTFAPDGRSLLFQAGRDLIRWHFDPPPEAPGPAGHEDEAWAVAFSPDGRWLATGADEPDDPRPLRLWEVATGHEALGWKAHPSTVSALAFSPDSRLLASSALREDANLRVWEAATGRLVADVPGHSAKVRTVGFSPDGRLLISASDDGTARVWDTSTWACRLVLEGQATPGRVIAAVLPDGETIATASLDRRLRLWNADEGRELRSIELPFEPLAMATSPDGSTLAVASNDGHLLLVDPSTGELVRTIRDLDGELRAVAFSPDGSLVAAAGSARTVRLWDPVTGQSLLTLDGPRDQINGLAFSPDGSSLTCTVHDGSVFLWRTEGPGGTTP; encoded by the coding sequence ATGACCCCCCGTGAGGACCCTTCGCCCGTCGATCCCCGCATCCTTGCCGCCCTGCTCGCCGAGGATGCCGCGATGGCCCGCTCCGGCCGCCTCGACGACGCGACCGGCGGCCAGGAGTACGGTGACCTCTCGACCCTGGAGGAAGATCTTGCGGCCCTGGAGGAAATCGACGCCCTGCTCCGATGTCTCTCCCTGGTCGAGCAGGTCTGGCCCCGGGGCGATCGGGACCGCGACCGGGACCGAGACGACGAGGGGCAGGGGGGAGAGAATGCCCCGGCCGTGCCCCGGACGATCGGCCGCTTTGCGATTCGGGGAGAGGTGGGCCGGGGCGGGTTCGGCATCGTCTTCGAGGCGTTCGACTCTCGGATCGGTCGCGCGGTGGCCTTGAAGGTGCCGGCGATTGCGGCCCTGGGCCTCCCGGAACCGAGGCAGCGGTTCCTCCGCGAGGCCCGAGCCGCCGGCGGCCTGGACCACCCGAATATCGTCCCGGTCTTCGAGGCCGGCCGGGCGGGGTCGTCCTGCTACATCGCCTCGGCCCTCTGCCGAGGACCGAATCTTTCGGCCTGGCTGCAGAGCCGAGACGGCCCGATTACGCCTCGGAAGGCGGCGGCGATCGCCCTGGCTCTGGCCGATGCGGTGCAACACGCCCACGAGCGCGGCATCCTGCACCGCGACTTGAAGCCGTCGAACGTCCTGCTCTGGCCCGAGGCGAGCGGGGACGGCGTCGCCGGGCTCGGCTTCGTTCCGAAGCTGACCGACTTCGGTCTGGCCCGGATCGTCGAGGAGGCCGGCGACGAGACCGGCAGCGGCGTCCCGATCGGCTCGCCCCCCTACATGGCCCCCGAGCAGGCCGCCGGGCGCAACCGCGAAGTCGGTCCGGCCAGCGACGTCTACGGCCTGGGTGCGATCCTCTACGAGCTGCTTACCGGCCGGCCGCCGTTCCGGGGGGAGTCGAACCCCGAGACGATTCGGATGGTCCTGGAGCAGGAGGTCGTTGCGCCCCGGTCGCTTCGGCCGGGGCTTCCGAAAGACCTGGAGACGATCACCCTGGCCTGCCTGGCCAAGGAGCCCTGGCGACGCTACGCTTCGGCCGCTGCCCTGGCCGATGATCTCCGCCGCTTCCTTGACGGCCGGCCGATCCTCGCCCGCCGCGCCTCGGTCCCCGAACGGGCCTGGAAAGCCACCCGGCGCCATCCCTGGCGCGCCGCGGCGATCGGGCTTCTGGTGGCGGCGATCGTCGGTGTCTCGGCCTCGAACTCCCGGCTCCGCGCCGAACGCGACCGGGCCGACCGCAACTCCGTCGAGGCCCAGGACAATGCGGCCGAGTCCCTCCGGAACGCCGAGCGTGCCCGCCTCGCCGCCGCAGAGGCCGACGCCCAGCGCATTGAGGCCGACGCCCAGCGCCGCTTGGCCCGTCGCCACCTGCTCGCGGCCCTCCTCCGCCAGACCAGAGATGCGCTCGGTCAAGAGCAGACCGAGCGTGCCCAGGAGATCCTCGACGAGGTCGCCGCTGTCGGCGGCCCCACGTCTGAACCCGGCTTCGACTTCGTCGCCAACTACCTCGCCCACACGGCCCGCCGCGAGTTCGAGGTGTTCCGCGGCCACGACGCCGACCTTGCCTCCCTCTCCATCGACGCCGACGGCCGGATTGTCACGATCGACCGCCAGGGTGTCCTGATTACCCGCGACCCGATCGCCGGTCGCTCGACCGGCCGCACGATGTTCGACATCGGCCGATGGCTCTTCACGACGCCGATCCCCATCGGCCACGGGCTCCTTGCCATCCGCGAGGGAGTGGAGCCGGTGGGGGGCAATCTCTTGCACTTCTACCCCCTGGGTTTCTATGAGATCGCCACTGGCCGCCGCGTCGCACGGCTCGACGCCAGGGACGGTCAGTTCATCACCAACGTCCTCCCCCTCTGCGGGGGGGAACGCCTGCTCGTCGTCTCGGTGGACGAGGGCTGGAAGCCCAGCGCCTTGGTGCTCGGCCTCGATCCGGACGGCGCGGAGCCCCTGGTCGAGATCGCCGACCTTGGCCCGATCGAGGGCCTCGGGACCGCTCCCGACATTGATCGGTACGTCATCCTCACCGACGGCCTGCTCCGAACCCACGATGCCCGCACCGACGCGATCCTGCGCGAGGTGGCCGTGGCGCACGGTGGGACGCGCGTGTATCGGCTTGATCTGAGCCCCGACGGACGCCTTGCCTTGATCGGGGCCCTCGACGCCCCGAACCTCCTCGTCGAGACGGAGACCGGCGCGATTGTCGGCGAGTTCCCCATCCAGGAGGTCGCCGATCCGGTGCGCTTCGACCCCTCGGGCCGGACGCTCGCGGTCGTCGATCACCCGACCGGCCGCGTCTTCCTCTGGGATCGCCCCGACGGCGAGCCCCGGCTCCGGGTGCTCCTCGACCCCGAGCCGTCCGATACGCCCTACCTCTTCCCGCTGGCCTTCAGCCCCGACGGCTCCCGGATCGCCCTCGCCCCTCGAGAGGGGCAGGGCGCCTTCTCCCGCCTGGAAATCCGCGAGGTCGCCACCGGAGAGGTCGTCGCCACCTTCCCCGGCGGCCCGGTCCGGTCGGATTTCCTCACCTTCGCACCCGACGGCCGGTCGCTGCTGTTCCAGGCCGGCCGCGACCTGATCCGCTGGCACTTCGACCCACCTCCCGAGGCCCCCGGCCCGGCCGGGCACGAGGACGAGGCCTGGGCCGTCGCCTTCAGCCCCGACGGCCGATGGCTCGCCACCGGGGCCGATGAGCCGGATGACCCGAGGCCGCTGCGCCTCTGGGAGGTCGCCACCGGCCACGAGGCCCTCGGCTGGAAGGCCCATCCCTCCACCGTCTCGGCCCTGGCCTTCAGCCCCGATAGCCGGCTGCTCGCCTCAAGCGCGCTCCGCGAAGACGCGAATCTGCGGGTCTGGGAGGCGGCTACCGGACGCCTCGTCGCCGACGTGCCGGGCCACTCGGCCAAGGTCCGCACCGTTGGCTTCAGCCCCGACGGCCGCTTGCTGATCTCGGCGAGCGACGACGGCACGGCCCGCGTCTGGGACACAAGTACCTGGGCCTGCCGACTCGTCCTTGAAGGCCAGGCGACGCCCGGCCGCGTGATCGCAGCGGTGCTGCCCGACGGTGAGACGATCGCAACCGCGTCTCTCGACCGGCGGCTCAGGCTCTGGAACGCGGACGAGGGTCGCGAGCTGCGGTCGATCGAGCTGCCCTTCGAGCCGCTGGCGATGGCCACCTCGCCCGACGGCTCGACCCTGGCCGTGGCCAGCAACGATGGCCACCTGCTGCTGGTTGATCCGAGCACCGGCGAACTCGTCCGGACGATCCGCGATCTCGACGGCGAGCTCCGCGCCGTTGCCTTCTCTCCCGATGGCTCCCTCGTCGCCGCCGCTGGCAGCGCTCGCACCGTCCGCCTTTGGGACCCCGTCACCGGCCAGTCGTTGCTCACCCTCGACGGGCCTCGCGATCAGATCAACGGCCTGGCCTTCTCTCCCGATGGTTCCTCCCTGACCTGCACCGTCCACGACGGCTCCGTGTTCCTCTGGCGTACCGAAGGGCCGGGGGGCACCACGCCCTGA
- the ilvN gene encoding acetolactate synthase small subunit produces the protein MSETNRPARDRHRHRHVLSALVQNQPGVLSHISGMLASRGYNIDSLAVGETEDPNLSRITFVVIGDDSQLEQVRKQLEKIVTVVKVIDISREAFVERDLMLIKVDASPERRAELRGLVQDFRGRIVDVSPEHLIIEVSGQESKVEAFIELMRPYGIRELARTGRIALVRSSRPVRTAPGEVVESDTDNEPEEVVGHSQL, from the coding sequence ATGTCCGAGACGAACCGCCCGGCCCGCGACCGCCACCGCCATCGCCACGTGCTGAGCGCCCTGGTCCAGAACCAGCCGGGAGTGCTGTCCCACATTTCCGGGATGCTGGCCTCGCGAGGCTACAACATTGACAGCCTGGCCGTGGGAGAGACCGAGGACCCGAACCTTTCCCGGATCACCTTCGTCGTCATCGGCGACGATAGCCAGCTGGAGCAGGTTCGCAAGCAGCTAGAGAAGATCGTTACGGTCGTCAAGGTCATCGACATTTCCCGAGAGGCGTTCGTCGAGCGCGACCTAATGCTCATCAAGGTCGATGCCTCTCCCGAGCGTCGGGCCGAGCTGCGCGGCCTGGTCCAGGACTTCCGCGGCCGGATTGTCGACGTCAGCCCCGAGCATTTGATCATCGAGGTTAGCGGCCAGGAGTCGAAGGTCGAGGCCTTCATCGAGCTGATGCGCCCCTACGGCATCCGGGAACTCGCCCGGACCGGCCGGATTGCCCTGGTCCGCTCCAGCCGCCCCGTGCGCACCGCCCCCGGCGAGGTCGTCGAGTCCGACACCGACAACGAGCCCGAGGAAGTCGTCGGCCACTCGCAGCTCTGA
- a CDS encoding ABC transporter ATP-binding protein, which yields MTTPVMIEAQGLTKQFGSFLAVRDVSFQVPSGQVVAFLGPNGAGKTTTMRLLTGFIAPTHGQASIAGIDVQTDRIAAAERLGYLPENGPLYPDMTPMAILEFFGRARGMGASALKDRIETVIGLCSLSTVAYKPIAKLSKGYRQRVSMAQAILHDPEVLILDEPTSGLDPNQIKGVRQLIRDLGRSKTILVSTHILQEVEPVADRVLFIHDGRLVFDGAPAEMRSGVASLEEKFYQLTASPA from the coding sequence ATGACCACGCCCGTGATGATCGAGGCCCAAGGCCTCACCAAGCAGTTCGGTTCGTTCCTGGCAGTCCGCGATGTGAGCTTTCAGGTCCCGAGCGGACAGGTCGTCGCCTTCCTTGGCCCCAACGGCGCGGGAAAGACAACGACGATGCGGCTCTTGACCGGCTTCATCGCTCCGACGCATGGTCAGGCGTCGATCGCCGGGATCGACGTGCAGACGGATCGGATCGCCGCCGCCGAGCGGCTCGGCTACCTGCCTGAGAACGGACCGCTTTACCCCGACATGACCCCCATGGCGATCCTCGAATTCTTCGGCCGGGCCCGAGGCATGGGCGCGTCGGCCCTGAAGGATCGGATCGAGACGGTCATCGGGCTTTGCTCGCTGTCGACCGTCGCCTACAAGCCGATCGCCAAGCTCTCCAAAGGCTACCGCCAGCGCGTCTCGATGGCCCAGGCGATCCTCCACGACCCGGAGGTCCTGATCCTCGACGAGCCGACCTCCGGCCTCGACCCGAACCAGATCAAGGGGGTCCGCCAGTTGATCCGAGACCTCGGTCGATCAAAAACGATTCTCGTTTCGACCCACATTCTTCAGGAAGTCGAGCCGGTGGCCGACCGGGTCCTGTTCATTCACGATGGCCGCCTCGTCTTCGACGGCGCTCCAGCCGAGATGCGGTCCGGGGTCGCCTCGCTGGAGGAGAAGTTCTACCAGCTCACCGCCTCGCCCGCCTGA
- a CDS encoding PEP-CTERM sorting domain-containing protein, which produces MHHGSLHPALISLVRDRTRIAPALLALAALVAAAPSTTRAEVINITSFSLPGTVRTTIQDVNNAGQIVGDFRSAPGQFIQPFIHDLNTGGTTTFTIPDSTNIVAAGINDLGQVVGLFRSATDNTLVRGFLKDGSTISVIQVPGSPNTYPIRIRNDGLIVGRFDDPSGFRQGFFYDGSTFTPYAVPGALSTEIDAITSTGTFIGNYRDASGRSLGFIDDGTTFTTLAVPGAGGFTNAFDINESGLIVGSFVDSLNRTLGFTYLGGRYTTFGVSNPNGGLFDTYALGVNDFGKIVGFYFDENGRQHGFTAQFIPEPSSLALAGMGGLGMIGIAVRKRRSALKRSATA; this is translated from the coding sequence ATGCACCACGGATCCCTCCACCCCGCCCTCATCTCTCTCGTCCGCGACCGGACCCGGATCGCCCCGGCCCTGCTGGCCCTCGCCGCGCTGGTCGCGGCCGCGCCGTCGACAACGCGCGCCGAGGTCATCAATATCACCTCCTTCAGCCTCCCCGGCACGGTGAGAACGACAATCCAGGACGTGAATAACGCCGGGCAGATCGTCGGCGACTTTCGGTCGGCGCCCGGCCAGTTCATTCAGCCGTTCATCCACGACCTGAACACCGGGGGGACGACGACCTTCACCATCCCCGACTCGACGAACATCGTCGCGGCGGGCATCAACGACCTGGGGCAGGTCGTCGGCCTTTTCCGCTCGGCCACCGACAACACCCTGGTGCGGGGCTTCCTGAAAGACGGCTCGACCATCTCGGTCATCCAGGTGCCCGGCAGCCCGAACACCTACCCGATCCGGATCCGCAACGACGGCCTGATCGTCGGCCGATTCGACGACCCGAGCGGCTTCCGCCAGGGCTTCTTCTACGACGGCTCGACCTTCACCCCCTACGCGGTCCCGGGCGCCCTCTCCACGGAGATCGACGCAATCACCAGCACCGGCACGTTCATTGGCAACTATCGCGACGCCTCCGGCAGGTCCCTCGGCTTCATCGACGACGGGACGACCTTCACGACCCTCGCCGTGCCCGGTGCCGGTGGCTTCACGAACGCATTCGACATCAACGAGTCGGGCCTGATCGTCGGCAGCTTCGTCGATTCGCTCAACCGCACCCTCGGCTTTACCTACCTCGGCGGCCGCTACACGACCTTCGGCGTCTCCAATCCCAACGGGGGCCTTTTCGATACCTACGCCCTGGGAGTCAATGACTTCGGCAAGATCGTCGGCTTCTACTTCGACGAGAACGGCAGGCAGCATGGTTTCACCGCCCAGTTCATCCCCGAGCCGTCGAGCCTCGCCCTGGCGGGCATGGGCGGGCTGGGGATGATCGGCATAGCGGTGCGGAAGCGACGGTCGGCGTTGAAGAGGTCGGCGACGGCGTGA
- a CDS encoding sigma-70 family RNA polymerase sigma factor, producing MTSSRSNDRSRRIDSNYAAARVGDPEALAGLLESMRAELVRIARRGLPPLLRAKVGASDIVQQAMVDTVRQLDQFRGRTRGQWRAWILVILRNRLAMVRRSYLDVEKRRVDREVPLGEPDPAGGDLPPELVHPSSSPASKAMRAELEAILLEVLDRLPVSDRDLVRWHHEERQTFEQIADRLGISAEAARKRWGRAMIRLREALEGRP from the coding sequence ATGACGAGCTCTCGATCGAATGATCGCTCTCGACGCATTGATTCGAACTACGCCGCCGCGCGTGTGGGAGATCCCGAGGCCCTGGCCGGCCTGCTCGAATCGATGCGAGCCGAGCTGGTCCGGATCGCCAGGCGGGGGCTCCCGCCGTTGCTGCGGGCGAAGGTCGGCGCGTCGGACATCGTCCAGCAGGCGATGGTCGATACGGTCCGCCAGCTCGACCAGTTTCGGGGCCGTACCCGGGGCCAGTGGCGCGCCTGGATCCTGGTAATCCTCCGTAACCGTCTGGCGATGGTTCGCCGATCTTATCTCGACGTCGAAAAGCGGCGAGTCGACCGCGAGGTTCCCCTCGGAGAACCCGACCCGGCCGGGGGCGACCTCCCCCCCGAGCTGGTCCATCCCAGCAGCTCCCCTGCCTCGAAGGCCATGCGAGCCGAGCTGGAGGCGATACTCCTGGAGGTCCTCGACCGGCTGCCGGTGTCCGACCGCGACCTTGTCCGCTGGCATCACGAGGAGCGCCAGACCTTCGAGCAGATCGCCGATCGGCTGGGGATCTCGGCCGAAGCGGCCCGCAAGCGCTGGGGCCGGGCGATGATCCGGCTCCGAGAGGCCCTGGAGGGCAGGCCATGA
- a CDS encoding CRTAC1 family protein has product MRYCGRHARTLIAIGALVVLGLSFGCNQPPEPGADPAPAPVEGIGNGIDMDGARAGTVGDAPSLSVAERYLTIPPYGTEPIDESGFTLASRFSGPVSDRGDLDQVVASIRGRNRRGIEALQKQLAAIDPESLDAPQVRSTIERDIAILWLYEGAFDQAEVWLDRASESAEHPLVSVGLRQNLLALRGVASLRRGETENCIGCVGPSTCLWPIAPGAVHLLPDGASEAADWLSEYLRQRPDDLAMHWVLQLAFDLLGRNTSGEDRRVLPLPTRDDDQTFPRFPNVAEAAGLLSAGPDMAGGSVFDDFNGDDLPDLFWTSYETDLGPRLFLNNGDSTFSDASSRFGLDSYVLAVNCAHADFDNDGFLDVILLRGGWENPAPMTLLRNLGGERFEDVTARAGLADPIASQSAAWGDFDNDGHLDLFVCGEARGGDLDASRLFLAPDALRGDADQRRSRLYRNLGDGTFLDVTAEAGVTNARYAKGASWGDFDNDGWPDLYVSNMAVPNRLYRNLGDGTFEDIAPEAGVLGPIDSFSCGWFDFDNDGHLDLFVTDYSADLFGFVFDQVGEPTSRHLRLYRNNGDGSFSDLAAPLGLNHVFLPMGSSIGDLDGDGFLDLYLATGRPGYSYLMPNVLLRNDSGRRFVDATASSGTGHLQKGHGVSIADFNGDGAADLFVQLGGAVPGDRSYNALFQNPGHDHHWLTLKLVGTRSNRSALGARFTIDLRDPDGSTRSLHRLVSGGTSFSGNALSQTIGLGHASAIESITIRWPVTGSMSQVLDNVPMDGVIEVVEGTE; this is encoded by the coding sequence ATGCGTTATTGCGGTCGTCATGCTCGGACCTTGATCGCGATCGGGGCCCTGGTGGTCCTCGGCCTGTCGTTCGGATGCAATCAGCCGCCGGAGCCTGGGGCAGACCCGGCTCCGGCTCCGGTCGAAGGCATCGGTAACGGCATCGACATGGATGGAGCCCGTGCCGGAACAGTCGGGGACGCCCCCTCTCTCTCGGTCGCCGAGCGTTACCTGACGATCCCTCCCTACGGAACGGAGCCGATCGACGAGAGCGGCTTTACTCTGGCCAGCAGGTTCAGCGGGCCGGTGAGCGATCGAGGGGATCTTGATCAGGTGGTCGCGTCGATCCGGGGGAGGAACCGCAGGGGAATCGAAGCGCTTCAGAAGCAGCTCGCGGCGATCGACCCGGAGAGCCTCGATGCGCCGCAGGTCCGCTCGACGATCGAGCGCGATATCGCTATCCTGTGGCTTTACGAAGGGGCGTTTGACCAGGCCGAGGTGTGGCTCGATCGGGCCTCGGAGTCGGCCGAGCATCCGCTCGTTTCGGTCGGCCTGAGGCAGAATCTGCTGGCCCTTCGAGGGGTGGCGTCCCTTCGCCGAGGCGAGACGGAGAATTGCATCGGTTGCGTCGGCCCCTCGACCTGCCTCTGGCCGATCGCGCCGGGGGCTGTTCACCTTCTGCCCGATGGAGCGAGCGAGGCAGCCGACTGGCTCTCGGAATACCTTCGCCAGCGGCCCGATGACCTGGCGATGCACTGGGTCTTGCAACTGGCGTTCGACCTGCTTGGCCGGAACACCTCGGGAGAGGACCGCCGCGTCTTGCCCCTGCCGACCCGAGACGACGACCAGACCTTCCCTCGGTTCCCGAACGTGGCTGAGGCCGCCGGATTGCTCTCGGCCGGGCCGGACATGGCCGGCGGCAGCGTCTTCGACGATTTCAATGGCGACGACCTACCCGACCTCTTCTGGACGAGCTACGAAACCGACCTCGGCCCTCGCCTCTTCCTGAACAACGGCGACAGCACCTTCTCCGATGCCTCGTCGCGATTCGGGCTCGATTCGTATGTGCTTGCCGTCAATTGTGCTCATGCCGATTTCGACAACGACGGGTTCCTGGATGTCATTTTGCTTCGAGGAGGCTGGGAGAACCCCGCGCCGATGACCTTGCTCCGCAACCTCGGCGGCGAGCGATTCGAAGACGTGACCGCCCGCGCTGGGCTTGCCGATCCGATCGCCAGCCAGTCGGCTGCCTGGGGAGATTTTGACAACGATGGACACCTCGACCTGTTCGTCTGCGGTGAAGCACGCGGCGGCGATCTCGACGCCTCCCGATTATTCCTCGCCCCCGACGCCCTCCGAGGCGATGCCGATCAACGCCGCTCTCGTCTCTATCGGAACCTTGGCGACGGCACCTTCCTCGACGTGACCGCCGAGGCGGGAGTCACCAACGCTCGATACGCCAAGGGTGCGAGCTGGGGAGACTTCGACAACGATGGATGGCCCGATCTCTACGTGTCCAACATGGCCGTGCCGAACCGTCTCTACCGGAACCTTGGCGACGGCACCTTCGAGGACATCGCCCCCGAGGCCGGTGTGCTCGGGCCCATCGACAGCTTCTCGTGTGGCTGGTTCGATTTCGACAACGATGGCCACCTCGACCTGTTCGTCACCGACTACTCGGCCGATCTGTTCGGCTTCGTGTTCGATCAGGTTGGAGAACCAACCTCCCGGCACCTCCGCCTCTATCGGAACAATGGCGACGGTTCGTTCTCCGACCTCGCCGCTCCGCTCGGCCTCAATCACGTCTTCCTGCCGATGGGTTCCAGCATCGGCGACCTCGACGGCGACGGCTTCCTCGACCTCTACCTCGCGACCGGACGGCCCGGCTATTCGTACCTGATGCCCAACGTCCTCCTGCGCAACGATTCCGGCCGTCGGTTTGTCGACGCAACCGCCTCCAGCGGGACCGGCCACCTGCAAAAAGGGCATGGCGTGTCGATCGCCGATTTCAATGGCGACGGTGCCGCCGATCTCTTCGTCCAGCTTGGTGGCGCGGTGCCGGGCGATCGCTCGTACAACGCCCTCTTTCAGAACCCCGGCCACGACCACCACTGGCTGACGCTCAAACTGGTGGGCACCCGATCGAACCGCTCGGCCCTGGGGGCTCGCTTCACGATCGACCTGCGCGACCCCGACGGCTCGACTCGATCGCTGCACCGGCTTGTTTCCGGTGGAACCAGCTTCAGCGGCAACGCCCTGAGCCAGACGATCGGCCTGGGCCACGCCTCGGCGATCGAGTCGATCACGATCCGATGGCCCGTGACCGGCTCGATGTCGCAGGTCCTGGACAACGTGCCAATGGACGGCGTGATCGAGGTGGTCGAGGGGACCGAGTGA
- a CDS encoding Uma2 family endonuclease, whose protein sequence is MSHAPTQRRAGEPAWEIARLFPNQGGWSEQEYFDLSRGNRLVEFSDGFVEVLPMPTLTHQLIVQFLFLAVRQHVIERGVGGLVLVAPYCVRVAPETYREPDLMYLAQERAARAEERFSEGADLVMEVVSESNRSHDVETKRIEYAAAGIPEYWIVDPKEGRILVLGLEPGASSYVEHGTFARGERATSRLLPGLVVDVAEALTARG, encoded by the coding sequence ATGAGCCACGCCCCGACACAGCGACGGGCCGGCGAGCCGGCCTGGGAGATCGCCCGGCTGTTCCCCAATCAGGGGGGGTGGTCGGAGCAGGAGTACTTCGACCTGAGCCGGGGGAACCGGCTCGTCGAGTTCTCGGACGGCTTCGTCGAGGTGCTGCCGATGCCGACCCTGACCCATCAATTGATCGTTCAGTTCCTGTTCCTGGCCGTCCGACAGCACGTGATCGAGCGGGGGGTCGGCGGCCTCGTCCTCGTCGCCCCGTACTGCGTCCGAGTGGCCCCAGAGACCTACCGCGAGCCGGATCTGATGTACCTGGCCCAGGAGCGAGCGGCTCGGGCCGAAGAGCGGTTCTCCGAGGGGGCCGACCTCGTCATGGAGGTCGTCAGCGAGTCGAACCGCTCGCACGATGTGGAGACGAAACGGATCGAATACGCTGCGGCGGGTATCCCGGAATACTGGATCGTCGACCCGAAGGAAGGCCGCATCCTCGTGCTGGGGCTGGAGCCAGGTGCATCGAGCTACGTCGAGCACGGCACGTTCGCCAGGGGGGAGCGGGCGACCTCTCGTCTCCTGCCGGGGTTGGTCGTCGACGTGGCCGAGGCGCTGACGGCTCGCGGCTGA